One Vibrio penaeicida DNA segment encodes these proteins:
- a CDS encoding TRAP transporter large permease translates to MIYLLLFGGLIALVMINVPIAVSIGVVAISGMLLTSGSDAMLNVPLTLYEGATKFPLLAIPLFVLAGELMNTSSISRRLIDLVSAMIGFVRGGLAMVNIGVSMFFAEISGSAVADVAATGSVLMPAMKKRGYKPTFVAAITSSSASLAIIIPPSISMILYGAIADTSIVKLFLAGVVPGVLGGALMMALSYYFAIRYNLPREDAFSWKNLKQKFKEAIWALFLPVIILGGIFGGVVTATEGAGLAVIAALVIGFIIYRELTLAHLYKCMIRASVQTAAVMLLVATSALLGLFLTEVRLPQEMAQAILDFTESKIVVLMLLNILFFILGMFLHGAAAIILVVPMVLPLVLQFGIDPIHFGLIVTLNLAIGQQTPPVASVLATACSIAKVDIWSTTRANLPFIGVLIALLLLVTYVPFITLGLVDLVYGK, encoded by the coding sequence ATGATCTACCTGCTATTATTTGGTGGTTTAATTGCATTGGTAATGATCAATGTGCCTATCGCAGTTTCCATTGGCGTGGTTGCTATTAGTGGTATGTTGCTTACCTCTGGTTCTGACGCCATGCTCAATGTGCCACTTACCTTGTATGAAGGTGCGACCAAATTCCCACTACTTGCCATTCCTTTGTTCGTTTTGGCGGGCGAGTTGATGAATACCTCAAGCATCTCTCGTCGTCTGATTGATCTTGTGTCCGCCATGATTGGCTTTGTGCGGGGTGGCTTAGCGATGGTCAATATTGGGGTTTCCATGTTCTTTGCTGAGATATCAGGATCGGCGGTGGCGGATGTGGCTGCGACCGGAAGCGTGTTGATGCCAGCAATGAAAAAGCGCGGCTACAAGCCAACTTTTGTTGCCGCCATCACTTCGTCGTCCGCCTCTTTAGCCATCATCATTCCTCCCTCTATTTCGATGATCCTATACGGCGCTATTGCGGATACCTCCATCGTAAAGTTGTTCTTAGCCGGTGTTGTACCCGGTGTACTTGGCGGAGCATTAATGATGGCGCTCTCGTATTACTTTGCTATCCGCTACAACCTTCCGCGTGAAGATGCATTTAGCTGGAAAAACCTAAAGCAGAAGTTTAAAGAAGCGATTTGGGCTTTGTTTCTTCCCGTCATTATCTTAGGGGGTATTTTTGGTGGTGTGGTTACCGCTACCGAAGGTGCGGGGCTTGCCGTTATCGCAGCGCTAGTCATCGGCTTTATCATCTATCGTGAGCTTACCCTAGCCCACCTATACAAATGTATGATTCGAGCAAGTGTTCAAACGGCGGCAGTCATGCTCTTGGTGGCGACGTCGGCTTTACTTGGCTTGTTTCTGACTGAAGTTCGACTTCCTCAAGAAATGGCTCAAGCGATTCTGGATTTCACAGAAAGCAAGATCGTGGTGCTAATGCTACTGAACATCTTGTTCTTTATTTTAGGTATGTTTTTGCATGGTGCTGCGGCCATAATTTTAGTCGTCCCAATGGTTTTACCTTTGGTGCTTCAGTTTGGTATAGACCCTATTCACTTCGGGCTGATTGTGACCCTTAACCTCGCTATAGGGCAACAAACCCCACCTGTCGCCAGTGTACTCGCAACCGCTTGTTCCATAGCCAAAGTGGATATCTGGTCCACAACCCGTGCAAACTTGCCCTTTATTGGTGTGTTGATTGCACTTCTTCTCCTTGTGACTTACGTACCATTTATCACACTCGGCTTGGTTGATTTGGTGTATGGAAAGTAA
- a CDS encoding FadR/GntR family transcriptional regulator — protein sequence MTRSAFAFEQTLKNKTKKDILAEKILEMIVTGLLRDGDELPSERELSSMFGVSRETVRGALGIIQAYGMIHVSHGSKTRVNRDEQLLKRNDWLPESSSLQINNHSVDTVFESRKVIEAAIARQAAKNITQSQLNELKALLKQQSKMFSDPVRFQLSDHQFHLSIAEIAANPIFINYSDELYSFGLKFRRQVMSKKGSIEQSYIEHMAIYEALSQHDADAAEQAMLNHLTSVHQTTVEEMEDA from the coding sequence ATGACTCGCTCAGCTTTTGCCTTTGAGCAAACCCTGAAAAACAAAACCAAAAAAGACATTCTGGCGGAAAAGATTCTGGAAATGATCGTAACGGGCTTATTACGCGATGGGGACGAGTTACCTAGCGAGCGAGAACTCAGCAGCATGTTTGGGGTGAGCAGAGAAACCGTACGTGGCGCGTTAGGCATTATTCAAGCGTATGGAATGATCCATGTTTCTCATGGTTCCAAAACACGTGTTAATCGAGACGAGCAATTGCTCAAACGCAATGACTGGTTACCGGAGTCTTCCAGCTTACAAATCAACAACCATTCTGTAGATACTGTTTTTGAAAGCCGAAAAGTGATCGAAGCAGCCATCGCTCGTCAAGCTGCGAAAAACATTACTCAATCGCAACTCAACGAGTTAAAAGCGTTGCTGAAACAGCAATCCAAAATGTTCTCAGATCCTGTCCGGTTTCAACTGTCCGATCACCAGTTTCATTTGAGCATTGCTGAAATTGCCGCAAACCCAATTTTCATCAATTATTCTGACGAACTCTATTCCTTTGGTTTGAAATTTCGACGCCAAGTCATGAGTAAAAAAGGTTCCATAGAACAAAGCTATATAGAGCACATGGCTATTTACGAAGCGTTGAGCCAACACGACGCAGATGCCGCTGAGCAAGCCATGCTCAATCACCTCACCAGCGTACATCAAACAACTGTTGAAGAAATGGAAGACGCTTGA
- a CDS encoding 7TM diverse intracellular signaling domain-containing protein, translating to MKYSFVAILFILSSMLSFESSAHVKKTSIPIASMSKFEDESANMRISDVLALDQSDWEAISTNEVNNFGYSKSAFWLKVTFMKPQEDCCILTVSYTPLDYLDFYQVIDGTRLVHQQSGDRYAFDVRPFHDRHNTFRVTFSSNEPTVFYLRVQSESILQLPLEYYTDIEFAQTLGQENFFLGLFYGGLLLIAVYNAFVFFRLRDKVYAYYLFFVISAALSAACWDGLAFHYLWPNAPDWASRSIPITTGMLTFCTLLFSQELLQIRKNMPWVNIIVEITKAVSVLLIVMTYIVSYSTVGQLSFAVAIGSGVIGMLVGVAALYKRIEGSGLYLVAWSLLFAGVSMNSMANIGLIHDSVVTNYLMHLGGVVEVCLFSVALANRIKLLKQDKQDAETRMSIERQIAQDKANTLAIISHELRTPMNAVLGFVYLAKQGKGQLSTQDYLEKIEQASSNLVKIINDSLDFSKLEQKKLSLKCEPFSLVDVVDHVTSVSTPALAGKPVQMHIQVAPDVPAHLMGDSVRLEQVIINLTNNAIKHTDHGYVGVGISVVRKAGHEVVLAFNISDSGQGISRQSRDRLFKPYSQLDEHHKGTGLGLSISQKIVHLMGGKIECFSQVGRGSLFSFELSFPLINAPERPSESAHVLLVCENTLFGENTELTLKWLGMECDLVSASQALEMTCNYDLILVDQALEGISGETFIDILQTTDLSEIPVAMLCNIDEVDEVEGNVCRLSKPIRVSDVLQLVGKMNGKEVDEQSLLSDTDYALSGLKVLVADDNKLNQEFISDMLAMFGADVDVVENGQQALDALSKFDYHVLLLDLHMPEVDGIECAMEIRKNPKLSDLTIICTSASPGAASYRVDVFDDCIAKPILADQLLELLSPYCLDISHDNKRNTKGEIRWPSEEPTLLIEGIDMSFLLNQCAHCDLKVKNRLTIFSDMATSFLHDVSEVSPDNTRDLQRIYHDFAGTAGVIGATELQDMALSLDLSLQEGKFDEGISEKLSKQTAEMISRIQASSISSTVV from the coding sequence ATGAAATATAGCTTTGTTGCCATTCTATTCATTCTCAGCTCAATGTTGAGTTTTGAAAGCTCAGCTCATGTAAAGAAAACATCTATTCCAATTGCCAGCATGAGCAAATTTGAAGATGAAAGTGCGAACATGAGAATTAGTGATGTTTTGGCGTTAGATCAATCTGATTGGGAAGCTATCTCTACAAATGAAGTGAATAACTTTGGCTACAGCAAATCGGCTTTTTGGCTAAAAGTGACCTTCATGAAACCTCAAGAAGATTGTTGTATCTTGACGGTTTCTTACACGCCGTTGGACTACCTCGATTTTTACCAAGTGATAGACGGTACGCGCCTTGTGCACCAACAGTCTGGGGATCGTTATGCGTTTGATGTTCGCCCCTTCCACGACAGGCATAATACGTTTCGCGTTACCTTTTCCTCTAATGAACCAACGGTTTTTTATCTAAGAGTACAGAGTGAAAGTATTCTTCAGCTCCCATTGGAGTACTATACCGATATTGAGTTTGCTCAGACACTGGGGCAGGAAAACTTCTTTCTAGGGCTCTTTTACGGCGGGTTACTTTTAATCGCAGTATACAACGCCTTTGTCTTTTTTCGTCTACGAGACAAGGTATACGCGTATTACTTATTCTTTGTTATAAGTGCTGCATTGAGCGCGGCATGTTGGGATGGTTTGGCTTTTCACTATTTGTGGCCAAATGCGCCAGATTGGGCAAGTCGTTCGATTCCCATCACGACAGGGATGCTCACGTTTTGTACGTTGCTATTTAGCCAAGAGTTGTTGCAAATTCGTAAAAATATGCCCTGGGTGAACATCATTGTTGAGATCACTAAGGCGGTCTCAGTACTCTTGATCGTGATGACCTATATTGTTTCTTACTCTACAGTGGGTCAACTAAGCTTTGCAGTTGCCATTGGTTCTGGCGTTATCGGCATGCTGGTAGGGGTTGCAGCGCTCTACAAAAGAATTGAAGGTTCTGGATTATATTTGGTGGCGTGGTCCCTTTTGTTTGCTGGTGTTAGCATGAATTCTATGGCGAACATCGGGTTAATACACGACAGTGTTGTCACCAATTACCTGATGCATTTAGGGGGCGTCGTTGAGGTTTGTTTATTCTCCGTGGCTTTGGCAAATCGCATTAAACTGCTGAAACAAGATAAGCAGGATGCGGAAACTCGAATGTCCATTGAGAGGCAAATTGCTCAAGACAAAGCCAATACGTTAGCGATCATTAGTCATGAGCTCCGGACGCCGATGAATGCGGTTCTGGGGTTTGTGTATTTGGCCAAGCAGGGAAAAGGGCAGCTGAGTACGCAAGACTACTTAGAGAAAATTGAGCAAGCGTCATCAAATTTAGTGAAAATCATAAATGACAGCCTTGATTTTTCTAAGCTCGAACAGAAAAAACTGAGCTTGAAATGTGAGCCTTTCAGTTTGGTCGATGTGGTTGATCACGTCACTTCTGTATCTACCCCCGCTCTGGCAGGAAAACCAGTTCAAATGCACATTCAAGTTGCGCCTGATGTTCCAGCTCATTTAATGGGTGACAGTGTTCGGTTAGAACAAGTCATTATCAATCTGACCAACAACGCGATTAAACACACGGATCATGGTTATGTGGGAGTGGGAATATCGGTTGTACGCAAAGCCGGTCATGAAGTGGTGCTAGCCTTTAATATCTCGGATTCTGGGCAAGGAATATCTCGGCAATCTCGCGATCGCCTTTTCAAACCATACTCACAGTTGGACGAACACCATAAAGGCACGGGGCTTGGTTTATCGATTAGCCAAAAAATTGTCCATCTGATGGGCGGGAAAATTGAATGCTTTAGTCAAGTGGGGCGAGGCTCTCTCTTTTCTTTTGAATTGTCTTTCCCATTAATTAACGCACCCGAACGACCATCCGAATCTGCGCATGTTTTGTTGGTCTGTGAAAATACCTTGTTCGGAGAAAACACTGAGCTTACGTTAAAGTGGCTAGGCATGGAGTGCGATCTTGTGTCGGCTTCACAAGCGTTAGAGATGACGTGTAATTACGACCTCATTCTTGTGGACCAAGCATTGGAAGGCATATCGGGAGAAACCTTCATCGATATTCTTCAAACCACTGACCTTTCGGAAATTCCTGTTGCGATGCTTTGTAACATCGACGAAGTGGATGAGGTAGAGGGCAACGTCTGCCGGTTGAGCAAACCTATTCGCGTGTCGGATGTTCTTCAACTTGTGGGGAAAATGAATGGGAAAGAGGTGGATGAGCAAAGCCTTCTCTCCGACACAGACTACGCACTCAGTGGGCTAAAAGTGCTGGTGGCCGACGATAACAAATTAAATCAGGAGTTCATCAGCGACATGCTGGCCATGTTTGGCGCGGATGTTGATGTGGTTGAAAATGGTCAGCAAGCGCTGGATGCGTTGTCGAAGTTTGATTATCACGTGTTGTTGCTAGACCTGCACATGCCAGAAGTGGACGGAATTGAATGCGCAATGGAAATTCGAAAGAACCCAAAGTTATCGGATTTAACCATCATTTGCACCAGCGCCAGTCCTGGAGCAGCGTCTTATCGTGTTGATGTGTTCGATGACTGCATTGCAAAACCGATTCTGGCAGACCAGTTATTGGAGTTACTCTCTCCCTATTGTCTTGATATTTCTCACGACAATAAACGTAACACCAAGGGCGAGATACGTTGGCCATCTGAGGAACCAACACTGTTGATTGAAGGCATTGATATGTCGTTTTTATTGAATCAATGTGCTCATTGCGATCTAAAAGTGAAAAACAGGCTGACGATTTTCTCCGATATGGCCACGTCATTTTTGCACGATGTATCAGAAGTTTCGCCGGACAATACACGCGACCTTCAACGTATTTATCACGATTTTGCGGGAACGGCAGGGGTGATAGGGGCGACAGAATTACAGGACATGGCGCTATCGTTGGACTTGTCATTGCAAGAAGGAAAGTTTGATGAAGGCATATCCGAAAAGCTGTCTAAACAAACAGCTGAAATGATTTCTCGAATTCAAGCGTCTTCCATTTCTTCAACAGTTGTTTGA